DNA from Actinomycetota bacterium:
TACTGCCTGGCGGGTCTGACCTGCCCCAGGCGACAGCGGTCAGGCGTGCGGCGGGTGGGTGTCGTGCTCGGCCTGGATCGCCACCATGGTGGCGGGGTCGAGCTGGCTGCCGGCAGGAAACGCCTCGGCCAGGCGCTCAAAGTACCGTTCGAAGCCGGCGGGGGCGTCCACCTCCACCAACCGCGCTACGGCGTCGCTTGGGTTGGCGGAGGTATGGGCGATCCCGTGGGGAACAAGGGCGAAGCTGCCGGCTGGGGCGGTGAGCTGTCGCTGCTCCACGGTGAACACGACCGTGCCCTCCAGGACGTACATGGCGTGATCCAGCTGGTCGTGCACGTGCACGGGAGGGCCGGGAAAGTGGGCGTCGAGTCGATGCTCCATGACGCTGAAGCGCCCCTCGGTGTCGTCGGTCACCGCCTTGAGGGTCGTCGTGTTCGGTCCGACCACCAGCTGCCGGCCCTCACCGGGACCGAGGAAGACCACGTTTGCCATCTCGTGCTCCTTGGAGCGCCACGTACTGGCGGCACTCTAGGCGATCGGGTCGGCCCACTGCCTCGGCGGCGTCACCCGGCCCTGATCACCTCGACGCCGCGCAGC
Protein-coding regions in this window:
- a CDS encoding cupin domain-containing protein codes for the protein MANVVFLGPGEGRQLVVGPNTTTLKAVTDDTEGRFSVMEHRLDAHFPGPPVHVHDQLDHAMYVLEGTVVFTVEQRQLTAPAGSFALVPHGIAHTSANPSDAVARLVEVDAPAGFERYFERLAEAFPAGSQLDPATMVAIQAEHDTHPPHA